The Lathyrus oleraceus cultivar Zhongwan6 chromosome 5, CAAS_Psat_ZW6_1.0, whole genome shotgun sequence genome includes the window cctatcttaattgcactcaagcccgggttagaacttatctcaccattcagagatcaccaagcacaacaagcagattatatcatacaaaaaaatatacatacatcaaatatacaaatatatacacacaaaaaagtaggctaaacccactggagactactccccagcagagtcgccacttaatttctgtagcggtaaattcatgatcatcaagctatggataagctagacgtcaattaaaccagagtcgccaccgcgcttttattatttccaatggaaaagggaaaagtacgaacaaaacccaaaagataagaagtttttaaatcaaaactaataaaatgtcagagattacaggtaagggggttggttacacagagggaaggtgttaggcacccagagtgtcctaggtactcctagggagcccttttttgtgtgcatatgtatttttgtacaaaagatgtttgcaataaatagagtggagggataagaaaagaattcattaatttttttttgtgtttgacaagaccttcggacttgtgcctacgtaccaacacaaaaatgagggatcaaaatctcgtagttcatggtaacaatttcaaaatgagtggattgctttaaacaaaaatttaagtttaacaaaggcacaaaaggcctaaaaagatttgaatgagtattagttctttttgtcttttgaaattttaagtcaattatagttaggttcatttacaagtttgattaagaaaagagttttaaaaatgcaatggcataaggccaaagtttctaatttgcaaaatggtctaagtttaaaaaacaaacacaagcaaagaagatttttaaaagtagagagagatttgaaattaaagaaatggggggGGGATATGAAAAGACTAATCataagcacaaatttaaaagttaagagttgaaaagatctgaccaatgggctgcaatccaatagacaagaatgtcatatagaaacccaaatttcccttggactttagaatcaagcaatatcaatacacaaatatcaagatgaagagcaaggcataaaataaagatagtcatatccaagcttagcaacttcatgatcttcttcataatttcccatgcatcagatgaactcgaagataggcactaggcacaggttcaaagtaacagctccaaaagaccatgtagcagatgaactcaaatggaaTCACAATACTTGATTCAGATGAAGTTCAAATCATAAGCATTTGGTTccatgaaagttggcattggccaagtccttttgcatatggaatgttgcctaattctaagtccaaagccTCATAGCAAACCAACTgtccacacaaaatgtcttttagggtttttgttgttattatgtacattaaggtcaaaagaccacaagcacaaacaagtatatacaaatacaatataatcacaagatatggctcaaataagcaaagtgaaaatgacattaaagtaaacaagttaaatggtatgcataatggcaaatgaataaaggctcaaaattaaagtgtataaaagtaaatggcttgaaattaaatgttagttgttagttgattagaagttagtattgcttttacttttgttttgtttaagtcattctttggagaacattcaacccacttgtcacaagtatggatccttaaaccaaaacatctttcaaaggaaggaaaaaaggcgaagtttccacacaataccataaaagaggggagacttacaatctcacttactagaatactatgccttttgtgtcacaaatttagtgctatgttaaacaatcgtaattggacttatgtagaagtcacaactatttgaggtcgggcaatagaaattttggtgttaatgcatgttagagacatagtataatgaactatgctcctaaaacataccacacacaaagaGAATGTGCAaaagaggtggacctaatctcatccacacttatgttgattttgcaatcaactagccttaggatatagagatatcataggtccatgacatgaatgaatagagAAGGGGATTAAAATGAAAAGGGAtggggaatggaatcaacacaaattggtcaaaggaggacttttatcaaattaaaatcattcattcattttgggagatgaaatgtacatttcatcaatcccctaaatccaatgattttaactcaacaaagtcaaatcaaccttgaccaagacccaacaacataagtcaaactcaacaagtcaatatcaaatgctcaacataatttattttgaaattaaacaattaaaattaattaaataatgcattatattaaattatggtttgtcaaaatcctaaaattaataaaaaaacgtggaccacttgatctccctcattaattgaggtggcagatcaagtggttgcTAGCGCGCATTCCATCACGGTCTTGAGTCAGCACACAACACAAATGGTAATCCAAACCAACGCGCAAGATTAGATCaattcaaatggatcatgtggctctgatGACTGCTaactcaccaccggagccaaagctccggtctccttctccaGTGAGTTTCACCGGACGGGTTCAatcacaaccatcaccaaaattaaaaataaggacatgaatttaaagtaaaaatgtcACTGAactcgaatctgacctcaatttatcctaactccaagtatattgagagatacaaggagttgaaatttgagatgcacgatctgagttgcttcgatttgacttaaagcaactcaatcttgttgcttacattggtaggacttcagacaactaaggatccaagagaattatggagaatttagtgagaatcgaatagatgaaaatttctggaaaataccttcaatgcaggtctaaattcgattgatcttgctcttgcttgtgcttgattTTGCTCATGACACTTGGAGGAGTAAAATTGAATGATCAAAAGGTTCAGGatccttggagatttgaatctcaaaatagtgagattcaagctcaatttccaatggaaattatcaagattATCCTCTAAAATGAAAGGGTTTGAAGGTTTCGAAGAAAAGTTGACGCGCAGGATCCTCAATTCTGATGCATATGGCccctatttatagccaaatggtttgatatttgcacacttgaaatggaattccaaaaatagcaatgtgcaatgcatgggcgtgtacaggcctatgaagtcacttcttctgatccataattgagtacaagcaatactgagatcatgttggaatgctaggcaattgtgtatggaagtttcaagttcaatcttgccaaatgatgatccaaTGTTCAATCCATACGCAGCCtattcaaatcttgtccaaaatggatgaaattggactttttggaaaggttagatcaagaggaacatctttcatgttggacactttttcatttgaagcttagatcatgattatttttgaggtggaagttgggaaaatcaaacatgtcaaaaaaaattctaagtgtcacgccatatgttcacttattccaccttgattaactttttgtgtgaacttcaaatgagaaaggttccttcatcaaagttgtatctctctcaaagcccttcaaaatgatcacaaatttgacttaatttaaatttaatatgaaggagttatgtatttttgaagttgaggaaaatcacttgttcaatgacatggtctaaaatgacctataatgtattaTAAATAAGACTATTGTATTGTAAATAATACAATACaatttctcttttatttcttctatagaataatattttaaaattttgtctcattttattttattttatttatatatttagAATGAGTGATTTTATTAATCcttattaaaaaaattcattttttagatacattaaataattaatatatataaataatatacCGTCTaaatacattaattatttaataaatttaaaaaaataatttgaGAATATTATTCATGATAGCTAATCAACCATTTCCATCTCCATGGAGACAAATAAAGTGCTCATTACATGATTAAGGTTGACATTCTTctaacaacaactttttagtatACAAACTTTCTTTTTTAAGATTataatttctttttcttcttttacTTTTACAACCAACAACAAGAAGATAACTTACTTAGacaatttttttataatataCATAATTTAAATTGATATGGTTAGATTTGAAGCAACATTAGAGTCTGAATTCTAAAACTCACAACTATATTGAAGCAACATTAGAGTTTGAATTCTAAAACTCAAAACTATATCCTACTCTAGTTCTTATTAGTTTATCATTTTTTCTATTTCAAAATAACTATAGTTTctaataaataaaatttattttagAACTACTATTATTcttattttttaatatataaataattattattttttcaattatgttgtttaattattttaaatatataatTTCTAACATATTATTAAgattaatttaataaaaattgAATTTCTTATGATAATATTATTATAGTTTTTAATCCGATCGCAAAAATCTTAAACATTAGTATCAgtgcatagaaaaataaatttaaCGTTCTTTTCTGAAATTTCAATCTAAAACTTCACATGTGTATATAAACTTTTTATGATTATTGTTTATTTGTTTTCgattaaagaaaagaaaaatataCTAAAAATTGTAAAATCTTTAATAATGAAGGTTATAGTAGTAAAATTAGTATACTCATTAAAAAAATGGTTATAAAAACTATGATAACAATAATCATATAAACAAATTTGATATCATCATCAGACACATTACTATAAATAAATATACAAGTAATTATAATCATGAAGACCCATTTAAAAACGATAAAATGACTATAAGCCCAGAAACATTTCACTTCCTCCCTTATTACTCTCactctcttcttcttcttcaccttaACTGAACCATTTCATTCTCATTTTCTTCTCTCTTCCCAACGCAATGGACCCATGGCTCGACGATCTAACCGACGACCTCCAAAGCCTCAGCTTCGCCTCCACAACCACCACAACCGCCACCACCGCCGACATCAAACGCAGCACAAGCTTCAGTTCCGAAACAACCGCCTCAACTTCCACAAGATCCCTACCTCCAACAACCAAACCTCACGCTCCTTCCTCCGACCCTCGCTGGTCCGCCATTCACCGGATCCGATCAGAGTCACCTTCTCGTCGCATACTTCCGTCTGACCTTCGATTCTCCCGCCGTCTCGGCTCCGGCGATATTAGTTCCGTTTATCTTGCGGAACTTAACGATGATGGAAAAATCCCGGCGATGTTCGCGGCGAAAGTGATGGATAAGAAGGAGCTTATTAGTAGGAGTAAGGAAGGAAGAGCGAAGACGGAGAGAGAAATACTTGAGTCTCTTGACCATCCTTTCTTGCCTACTCTTTATGCTACCATCGACGCGGCGAAATGGCTTTGTCTCTTGACGGAGTTTTGCCCCGGCGGCGATCTTCACGTTCTCCGACAACGCCAGCAGAACAAACGCTTCACTGAATCCGCCGTGAGGTGCGCACTTCACTCCATTTCCATTTTAGCATCTTcattaatattatatttttattattaatatattattATCGTTTAGTGAGAGCGTGAGTGAGTGAgtgaaaatgaaaactgaaacCATGAGAGAAGAAGAGATCGAGTGTGGGAATGTCCAGTGGAAGCATTGGTGGAAATCTTAGAAGATGAACGTTATCGTAATTTTAATATATAACAGAGTAATGAAAACATGAAAGTGACGGTTATTTCATTCATGTTTGCCTTATAGGCTCCATAACCACCATTCTCATTCTTCCGTTTTCCTTTTTCGCTATACGTGGGACCCACTCACTATATGTCACCGTCAGTTGTGTTTTGTTCTCTAATATGATTAGTGGAATTTGAATCCCCTATCCGACTGCACCAAATCTGATTAGTGTGTGTTTAGAGTTAACCAAATCTTAAGAGAGAACAAAATTGCAAATTGAGATGCTAAAAATGGAGattaagaaaattaaaatttgGTTGTTTAATGCATTGATTGATCCAATAATAATGGCAGTAAACATTAAAGTCaacaaaaaaattaatttgaTGTGACTTTCTAGTTTTGGCTCTCACTTAAACCGGTGAGGTGTAGGTTAATTAAACTAGTTGGACAATTTTAATTGTATGTttgatttaattttgatttttcaaaagtatctattttcaaaatcaattttatataaaattgattttattTAAAGTTAGAATTTATagtttttaattttaaatatGATTTTTACTTTGAAATTTACTACTGTATTAACAAATTTTTATAAAGAATTATTCAAATATAAATCAATTTATTCAAAATTAATTCTTTCCACCAAAACCAAATGTACGCCACAAAGAAAAATCTATAAAACAATAttatattattaaaataaaataaataaataaataaatttagAGCGTCCAAATGGCAAGATGAAAAATACCTATAATCCAATATTTTATTGTAGAACCCGTAAACTTTTGCAGAATTTCTGGATTCTATTTATATAAATTGAATGAAAACTTAAGATCTTGCCATGGTCCCTTATTGAGATATGTTCAACCTATTATATTCAACAGCTTTTTCTCTGAAGTTAAGTAATAACTCTGTTTTTTCATGTTCGTTCATATATGTTATTTCTGTATGGGGCCAAAAAAAATTGTGTTCATAAGCTTGTCCTTTTCGTTACGGTTCAAGACTTTTTATTATATTTTGTTTTTTAGCTGCGAATGTTCAATACCAATGAATGCAAGCAATGGCCTAATCTTCTTTCATATATGCATTTCACTCtatttcttttgaaaaatattatttccAAGTAAGAAAAAAAAGTTATTTTGTCTTTAGAATTGGATAAAGATAGTATTTTCCAGCTTTTACTTTGTTGTCATTATTTGCACGTCTTATACGAAACACGCAACTTTTTGAATTAACTCTTGTGACATACATAGGCCACTCTCACTGACACTGTTTTTAATTTGCCTTTTTTGCTATGTGAAAATGCTACTACATCTGACTGAGGATAATGTTGTAATTATGTATTTAATTATTTAAAGTTTTTTTTTCAGgtattttatttttaaaagttaaaaaCTACTACCAGTACTACTTTATCTAATAGTAGGAAATTcatattttaaaagaaaaaaactaCTTTCTCAAGATTAAATTCATATTCCTAGAGGAATAATTGGGTATGAGGttttttgttctttgttttcttttgtgaAGTGGCTAGTGTTAGTTGAACAAGCATTAGAGTAGTAGCCCACAGGGTATAGGACAAGCCGATTTATGTTCCCGTCTGATCCTCATGGTTCCTTTGGTAGGCCTAACAACCGATATTCTTAAATGCATTCTTCGGGTCATGTTGGCCAATAATAAAACCTTTCTTAGCATTATCACAATCTTTATGCTAGCCTAATTATTGATTTGGCGGTTTAATTAATGCTAATTAACTCTAAATTATTTTTGCAGATTCTATGCATCAGAAGTGTTGATGGCGCTTGAATACCTTCACATGTTGGGAATAGTATACCGTGATCTCAAACCAGAGAACGTGTTAGTTAGATCAGATGGCCATATCATGCTCACAGACTTTGACCTCTCCTTAAAATGTGATGACAATTCCACACCAACAGCCCAGATAATAATCTCCAGTCAAGACTCTCCACAAGTAGCCCCACAAAAAAATCCCCACTCCGAACCCTCCCAATTCGCCTCATCTTCTTGCATAATACCCAACTGTATAGTCCCAGCAGTGTCCTGTTTCCAACCAAAACGCAAGCGAAAGAAGAAACAAACTCAGCTTCACGGCCCGGAGTTTGTTGCCGAACCTATTGATGTCCGGTCCATGTCATTTGTGGGCACCCACGAATACTTGGCTCCTGAAATAGTGTCTGGGGAGGGGCACGGTAGTGCTGTCGATTGGTGGACCTTAGGGATATTTATATTCGAATTGTTTTACGGCGTGACGCCTTTTCGAGGCTTGGATAATGAACTCACTCTAGCAAATATCGTGGCTCGAGCTTTGGAGTTCCCAAAGGAACCCACCGTGCCAGCCACGGCAAAAGATCTTATCTCACAGTTATTGATTAAGGACCCAGCAAGGAGATTGGGATCAATAATGGGAGCTTCTACAATCAAACACCACTCATTTTTCCAAGGTGTGAATTGGGCATTGTTAAGGTGTACACCTCCACCTTACGTTCCACCACCCTATACTAAAGATAAAGAAGATGTATCTGATGAAAGTTGTCCACAAACACCTGTTGATTATTATTGATGACAGTAGGAGACGAGGAAAAGTACAGTTAGCTAGCTAGTTAAGTTTAAGGAAATTCAATTatatttctcttttttttttttaatttaatttgtcACAACACTCTTGTCTTTATATTTAATAGGCTTGAATAGAGAAATGTAATATTGTGAACCAAACTATGTTAATTAAGCTTGATGACAAATTAAATTAACGAGTGCTCTGCTCGAGCACAGCAAAACATATCATAATATGGAGATGGGGTTGGTGTATTATAATACAGCTGGCGAAAGCACTTGCACATGACTTTAATATTTTAACTTGTTTCTAGATAATTTTTGGGTATACGATTGCTAAAGTCAAACAGAGATATGGGCTACACAACACTGAAATCAAACAAATAATGTACTGTAGAAATAAAAATGACATTGACTTGGGAAGAGCATGAATGAACGAGAACACCGCTGGCATATGTGGCTACTTGTGTACAAAACCATGAAAAATTATGTTTTTTGTGGCCTTTTATTTGTGGAAGAACATGCATCCGACCACGTGGAATGTTGCTTGTTACGTGCACAAGACAACCGTGGTGTTTGGTTGTATTGTAGCCACTAGCTTGTGACTTGCAAGTAGTGAGAGTGAGAACCGCCACCCTTTCTTTTCAGCATCTGATCATTTAGAAACATATTGTTTTCAACATAATTGGCTTTGGACATTTCTCTGTTCCATTTCTATGGTGGGTCTGCTGTAAGATTGGTCCTCCTCTGAAGTATGCATGGAAACATTAAATTTTTAGGTTTGATTTGCTGCCACTATCTTAAGCAAACTTTATGTGATATATAATCGAGATAACCACAAATGCTTTTCATGATTGATCTAGAAAGATCTTAATCCTCATGTGGTTGTGATGATAATATGATGATGAACTCGTCGACAAGGGGTGATGTATGTTGAATTTGACGATTGGAGGTGCACCTACAAACAATCAGATGATCAAGTCAGTAAAGATCATAAATGTGAGGTTTAGAGTTTTAGTATAATGTGTACCTAAATGTCTCTAGTTCATTATACTTTATAACTAGGATTTAAGGTTTATGGGCTCTAGAACCTTCTCAGGGACAATTGTCTCATATGACATGTTTCATGAGATCATGTGGTTCCCCCATTTAATGGGTCACAAGAGACGCTCATCTAGGATCCTCTTGTCTTCAGGGCATGTCAGCTCTTTGGTTTGTCCTTTTTCCTTAGATTTAGGTCGATTTCTCCCACACATATTTGGCATGGGGCAGTCCAGGACAATTTCCCCTCATTCCTTAGTCGACGGAGCCTGATTATAACCTTTTTTTGAG containing:
- the LOC127086599 gene encoding serine/threonine-protein kinase D6PKL2 — encoded protein: MDPWLDDLTDDLQSLSFASTTTTTATTADIKRSTSFSSETTASTSTRSLPPTTKPHAPSSDPRWSAIHRIRSESPSRRILPSDLRFSRRLGSGDISSVYLAELNDDGKIPAMFAAKVMDKKELISRSKEGRAKTEREILESLDHPFLPTLYATIDAAKWLCLLTEFCPGGDLHVLRQRQQNKRFTESAVRFYASEVLMALEYLHMLGIVYRDLKPENVLVRSDGHIMLTDFDLSLKCDDNSTPTAQIIISSQDSPQVAPQKNPHSEPSQFASSSCIIPNCIVPAVSCFQPKRKRKKKQTQLHGPEFVAEPIDVRSMSFVGTHEYLAPEIVSGEGHGSAVDWWTLGIFIFELFYGVTPFRGLDNELTLANIVARALEFPKEPTVPATAKDLISQLLIKDPARRLGSIMGASTIKHHSFFQGVNWALLRCTPPPYVPPPYTKDKEDVSDESCPQTPVDYY